One stretch of Roseimicrobium sp. ORNL1 DNA includes these proteins:
- a CDS encoding glucosamine-6-phosphate isomerase, with product MPRKQSHIAPDWWDYTTLDDSLINDAARLSVRDLQQLSRPGFKVVMYDTLEDFYLAEALEYINAWRQSTADNPVGICGPIGPTEQLPLVARLVNELGISLKTAHFWGMDEWYDAATKKEVPITHPLSFEKADRELCFRRIDRKLVMPDANLHFPTADIAAFTKTWKAGVRCAVMQGGQGDIKHWAFNDPLKRAGKYKSAPPSPEEYRKLGTRVVELHPVTLAQNARTSGGGNVTMVPKMAITVGPKETWMADKVSIWHAGAHDNPLGQRLTAFMISKGIADSAVPMSLLADHPNVQFNYFRGGIGSVAVEMH from the coding sequence ATGCCTCGCAAACAAAGCCACATCGCCCCCGATTGGTGGGACTACACCACGCTCGATGACTCCCTGATCAACGACGCCGCCCGTCTTTCCGTGCGTGACCTGCAGCAGCTTTCGCGGCCCGGGTTCAAAGTCGTGATGTATGACACGCTGGAGGACTTCTACCTGGCCGAGGCACTGGAGTACATCAACGCCTGGCGCCAGTCCACCGCGGACAATCCCGTGGGCATTTGCGGCCCCATTGGACCCACGGAGCAGCTTCCGCTCGTGGCCCGTCTCGTGAATGAGTTGGGCATCTCGCTGAAGACGGCGCACTTCTGGGGCATGGATGAGTGGTATGATGCCGCCACCAAGAAGGAAGTGCCCATCACCCACCCGCTTTCCTTTGAGAAGGCCGACCGCGAACTCTGCTTCCGCCGCATCGACCGCAAGCTGGTGATGCCGGACGCGAACCTGCACTTCCCCACAGCAGATATCGCCGCCTTTACCAAGACCTGGAAGGCCGGCGTGCGCTGCGCGGTGATGCAGGGCGGGCAGGGCGACATCAAACACTGGGCCTTCAACGATCCCCTCAAGCGCGCCGGCAAGTACAAGAGCGCGCCGCCCTCACCTGAAGAGTACCGCAAGCTCGGCACCCGCGTGGTGGAACTGCACCCCGTCACGCTCGCCCAGAACGCGCGCACCAGCGGCGGTGGCAACGTGACCATGGTGCCGAAGATGGCCATCACCGTGGGCCCCAAGGAAACCTGGATGGCAGACAAGGTGAGCATCTGGCACGCCGGCGCGCATGACAATCCGCTTGGCCAGCGCCTGACGGCGTTCATGATTTCCAAAGGCATCGCTGACTCCGCCGTTCCGATGTCATTGCTGGCAGACCATCCGAATGTGCAGTTCAACTACTTCCGCGGCGGCATCGGCTCCGTTGCGGTGGAGATGCACTAG
- a CDS encoding PIG-L family deacetylase, whose protein sequence is MPSALAIFAHPDDIEFVAAGTLLLLKQEGWDIHYMNLCTGNGGSVQMNSEETAAKRLEEGKAAAKILGATFYPPICHDLELNYTPELLRKVAAVVRESKASIVLTHSPQDYMEDHMFASRLAVSAAFMHGIPNLASDPPRDAYFHDVTVYHAMPHGLRDPLRKRIRAGQYVNTTKVHDHKRKALAAHESQKHWLDVSQGMDSYLITMDEMSRAVGLLSEHFTHSEGWRRHLHLGFSSAETDPLKEALGSDCLISVDYEKWLEE, encoded by the coding sequence ATGCCGTCCGCCCTCGCCATTTTCGCCCATCCTGATGACATCGAATTCGTCGCCGCCGGCACGCTACTGCTTCTGAAGCAGGAGGGCTGGGACATTCACTACATGAATCTGTGCACGGGCAATGGTGGCTCGGTGCAGATGAATTCGGAGGAAACCGCAGCGAAGCGGCTGGAGGAGGGTAAGGCAGCGGCGAAGATTCTCGGGGCCACCTTCTACCCGCCTATCTGCCATGACCTTGAGCTGAATTACACGCCCGAACTGCTGCGCAAGGTAGCGGCGGTAGTGCGGGAGTCGAAAGCGAGCATTGTGCTGACGCATTCGCCGCAGGACTACATGGAGGACCACATGTTTGCCTCGCGCCTGGCGGTGAGCGCGGCCTTCATGCACGGCATTCCCAATTTGGCCAGCGACCCGCCCCGGGACGCCTATTTCCATGATGTGACGGTGTACCACGCCATGCCGCACGGCCTGCGCGATCCCCTGCGCAAACGCATCCGTGCCGGGCAGTACGTGAACACCACGAAGGTGCACGACCACAAGCGCAAGGCACTCGCCGCGCACGAGAGCCAGAAGCACTGGCTGGACGTGAGCCAGGGCATGGACTCCTACCTCATCACCATGGATGAAATGTCCCGCGCGGTCGGCCTGCTCTCGGAACACTTCACCCACTCGGAAGGCTGGCGCCGCCACCTCCACCTGGGCTTCAGCAGTGCGGAGACGGATCCGCTCAAGGAGGCCCTCGGCTCGGACTGCCTCATCAGTGTGGACTACGAGAAGTGGCTGGAGGAATAA
- a CDS encoding Gfo/Idh/MocA family oxidoreductase: MKKYKVGIIGYGWAAGAHIAAINATSHAQVTAVYSARKLDDAEVSSRHGGSIKTYTDFDEFLNSGIDVVDICSMPALHAEQAIAAANAGKHIILEKPMAMNIADCRAIVDAAEKNGVKGCVCFECRFSGQFLATKAVLEQGLLGDLHYAEVDYYHGIGPWYGQFRWNVGKENGGSALLTAGCHALDALLLCMGNDVESVTSLSTKSKSDIFEPYQYNTTSVTLVNFKDGRVGKCAAVVDCLQPYYFHTHLVGSEGSLLDDKFHSMKLGADKSGWSKLNLKMLDSGDVSDHPYQTQFQTFFDSLEKGEDMPLTSFRESLRSFEVLFAADKSAEEGGRPVKLSELK; this comes from the coding sequence ATGAAGAAGTACAAAGTCGGCATCATCGGTTACGGCTGGGCGGCGGGCGCGCACATCGCGGCCATCAACGCCACCTCCCACGCACAGGTCACGGCAGTCTATTCCGCCCGCAAACTCGACGACGCTGAAGTGAGCTCGCGCCACGGCGGCTCTATCAAGACCTACACGGATTTCGACGAGTTCCTGAACTCCGGCATCGACGTGGTGGACATCTGCTCCATGCCCGCACTGCACGCCGAGCAGGCCATCGCTGCCGCGAACGCCGGGAAGCACATCATCCTGGAAAAGCCGATGGCCATGAACATCGCCGACTGCCGCGCCATTGTGGACGCCGCAGAGAAGAATGGCGTGAAGGGCTGCGTGTGTTTCGAGTGCCGCTTCTCCGGTCAGTTCCTCGCCACCAAGGCTGTGCTGGAGCAGGGCCTGCTGGGCGACCTGCACTACGCCGAAGTGGACTACTACCACGGCATCGGACCTTGGTACGGCCAGTTCCGCTGGAATGTGGGCAAGGAAAATGGCGGCAGTGCTCTGCTCACCGCCGGCTGCCACGCACTGGACGCCCTGCTCCTGTGCATGGGCAATGACGTGGAAAGCGTCACGAGCCTCTCCACGAAGTCGAAGAGCGACATCTTCGAGCCCTATCAGTACAACACCACCAGCGTCACCCTGGTGAACTTCAAGGATGGTCGCGTGGGCAAGTGCGCCGCCGTGGTGGACTGCCTGCAGCCTTACTACTTCCACACGCATCTCGTGGGCAGTGAAGGCAGCCTGCTGGATGACAAGTTCCACTCCATGAAGCTGGGTGCGGACAAGAGCGGCTGGAGCAAGCTGAACCTCAAGATGCTCGACAGCGGTGACGTAAGCGACCACCCCTACCAGACCCAGTTCCAGACGTTCTTCGACTCCCTGGAAAAGGGCGAAGACATGCCGCTCACCAGCTTCCGTGAGTCGCTGCGGAGCTTCGAAGTCCTCTTCGCCGCGGACAAGAGCGCGGAGGAAGGCGGTCGTCCGGTGAAGCTGAGCGAGTTGAAGTAA
- a CDS encoding acetylxylan esterase, with protein MNSPARVLSRLSSLTVAASIAALLTPVVFAADAPATVPVRKLRDLNKSYFPFTPVKSKEEWAVRRADILQRTQVACGLVPMPTKTPLNPVIHGRVERDDYTVDKVYFESVPGNFVTGNLYLPKNPGEKMPVVLCPHGHWPNGRFMNLDNAGVKKELASGAERFENAARSPLQARCVQLARMGCAVFHYDMLGYADSLQFADASGNIEHRHGPKANGFISPDAESQLVGYFNLQTWNSIRALDFVLSLPGVDPTRVGCTGASGGGTQTMILSGLDERVTAAFPCVMVSTAMQGGCTCENTNHLRIDQGNIDFAALTAPRPLGMTTANDWTKELETKGFPDLKNLYTMLGVPNNVTALFAPHFPHNYNHVSRTAMYNFYNKHFKLGLEEPVLERDFQSLSEQEMSVWDAKHPKPTGDKIGEAHEKALVKWFTEDTAKQTAPLLAPKTEADVAKQRDVVGAGWQVLIGGKMPAKGESVHSLGTKEDKGGYLLMRGTITSKLGAIETVYIYPKQWNNSVVLWVSLKGEASILDDNGDLTPAATKLLAEGFSIACPNLYMKDAKKNPNVYDDGKKKLDSFYGYAGYQYGYNPSLFAERVRDVMASIAMIRDNDKYRTETICVAGVEGAGPIAAAAVGIAQSKVNQLFVDTEGFRFAKLNDVWDMNFVPGAVKYGDVPALLSLCAPVKTTVVNETKESIAPAVATFGAGKASLEVVGKAEGSGTDAVVKALVERR; from the coding sequence ATGAATTCACCCGCGCGCGTCCTCTCCCGCCTGTCATCGCTCACTGTTGCCGCGAGCATCGCAGCACTGCTCACACCTGTTGTGTTTGCCGCCGATGCTCCCGCCACCGTGCCCGTGCGTAAGTTGCGCGACTTGAACAAGAGCTATTTCCCCTTCACCCCGGTGAAGTCGAAGGAGGAATGGGCGGTGCGCCGGGCGGACATCCTCCAGCGCACGCAGGTCGCCTGCGGCCTGGTGCCCATGCCCACGAAGACGCCGCTCAATCCCGTGATTCATGGTCGTGTGGAGCGCGACGACTACACGGTGGACAAGGTCTATTTCGAATCTGTGCCCGGGAACTTCGTCACCGGCAATCTCTACCTGCCGAAGAACCCTGGGGAGAAGATGCCCGTGGTGCTTTGCCCGCATGGGCACTGGCCGAACGGGCGCTTCATGAATCTCGACAATGCCGGGGTGAAGAAGGAACTCGCTTCCGGTGCCGAGCGATTTGAGAATGCCGCCCGCTCCCCGCTACAGGCCCGCTGTGTGCAGCTCGCGCGCATGGGTTGCGCGGTCTTCCACTACGACATGCTGGGCTATGCCGACTCCTTGCAGTTCGCCGATGCGAGCGGAAATATCGAGCATCGCCACGGCCCCAAGGCGAATGGCTTCATCAGTCCGGATGCCGAATCACAACTGGTCGGCTACTTCAACCTGCAGACGTGGAACAGCATCCGCGCGCTGGACTTTGTCCTCTCTCTGCCGGGCGTGGATCCCACGCGTGTTGGTTGCACCGGAGCGAGCGGTGGTGGCACACAGACGATGATTCTCAGCGGGCTGGATGAGCGCGTCACCGCGGCTTTCCCTTGCGTGATGGTCAGCACGGCGATGCAGGGCGGCTGCACCTGTGAGAACACCAACCACCTGCGCATCGACCAGGGGAACATCGACTTCGCCGCGCTCACTGCGCCGCGCCCGCTGGGCATGACCACGGCGAACGACTGGACCAAGGAGCTGGAAACGAAAGGTTTCCCGGATCTGAAGAACCTCTACACGATGCTCGGTGTGCCGAACAATGTGACGGCCCTCTTCGCCCCGCACTTCCCGCACAACTACAATCACGTGTCGCGCACGGCGATGTACAACTTCTACAACAAGCACTTCAAGCTCGGCCTCGAGGAGCCGGTGCTGGAGCGTGACTTCCAGTCCCTGAGCGAGCAGGAGATGAGTGTGTGGGATGCAAAACACCCCAAGCCCACCGGTGACAAGATCGGCGAGGCTCACGAGAAGGCGCTGGTGAAGTGGTTCACGGAGGACACCGCCAAGCAAACAGCGCCTTTGCTGGCTCCCAAGACGGAAGCGGACGTCGCGAAGCAGCGTGATGTAGTCGGCGCCGGCTGGCAGGTGCTGATTGGCGGCAAGATGCCCGCGAAGGGGGAGTCCGTGCACAGCCTCGGTACGAAGGAGGACAAGGGCGGCTACCTGCTCATGCGCGGCACCATCACCAGCAAGCTGGGTGCGATTGAGACCGTCTACATCTATCCGAAGCAGTGGAACAACAGCGTGGTGCTCTGGGTGTCGCTCAAGGGTGAGGCTTCGATTCTGGATGACAATGGCGATCTCACCCCCGCTGCTACCAAGCTCCTCGCAGAAGGCTTCTCCATCGCCTGCCCGAACCTCTACATGAAGGATGCGAAGAAGAATCCGAACGTGTACGACGACGGCAAGAAGAAGCTCGATTCCTTCTACGGCTACGCGGGCTACCAGTACGGCTACAATCCCTCCCTCTTCGCCGAGCGCGTGCGCGACGTGATGGCGAGCATCGCGATGATCCGCGACAACGACAAGTATCGCACTGAGACGATCTGCGTCGCTGGAGTGGAAGGCGCGGGACCCATCGCTGCTGCTGCGGTAGGCATCGCGCAGTCGAAGGTGAACCAGCTCTTCGTGGATACCGAAGGCTTCCGTTTCGCGAAGCTCAATGACGTGTGGGACATGAACTTCGTGCCCGGTGCCGTGAAGTACGGGGACGTGCCTGCCTTGCTCAGCCTCTGTGCTCCGGTGAAGACCACGGTGGTGAATGAAACGAAGGAAAGTATCGCCCCGGCGGTGGCGACTTTCGGTGCAGGGAAGGCCTCACTGGAGGTGGTGGGCAAGGCAGAGGGTAGTGGCACGGATGCTGTGGTGAAGGCGCTGGTGGAGCGGCGGTGA
- a CDS encoding aspartate/glutamate racemase family protein, whose translation MLVAETPAPLPALAPLLQHVTSHPDGKAPNSIDFAALKGDRSELPIGVFDSGIGGLTVLEAILKLDSFSNKTLQPGADGIPDFAGEKFIYLGDQANMPYGNYPSQGREDYLRELIVKDMVFLLGKRYHGAEGPRLDKPAVKAVVIACNTATAYGIDDMRAALKAWNLDVPVIGVVEAGARAVVEQLPSEGTPPIVGVLATVGTCASNAYPKAIARAAGLAGKPVPRVIQQGSVGLAGAIEGNPAFVWSGAGERPMAYAGPKEAELNSVAAYASFDVKQMVLNPKVSETVAGRKSDDKAQGLGMLVLGCTHFPLIEKELDSALEERRTAQRTDDLGSSAVLVSDKVAFINPAELTAKELFRELAKAKLRAKAATEATASAPAPQGTFYLSVPNPAVAGVKLAADGSLDTAYKVGRKTGESEKEDTKVIPMTMKTLPESSRLLLEKLPAVAERLKVTP comes from the coding sequence GTGCTCGTTGCCGAAACTCCCGCTCCGCTTCCCGCGCTCGCTCCACTGCTCCAGCACGTCACCTCCCATCCAGACGGCAAGGCTCCGAACAGCATCGACTTTGCCGCACTGAAGGGAGATCGCTCTGAGCTTCCCATTGGTGTTTTCGATTCCGGCATCGGCGGACTTACGGTGTTGGAGGCGATCCTCAAGCTCGATAGCTTCAGCAACAAGACCCTCCAGCCTGGGGCGGATGGCATTCCAGATTTTGCCGGGGAGAAATTCATCTACCTCGGGGACCAGGCGAACATGCCGTATGGCAATTACCCTTCCCAAGGTCGCGAGGACTACCTGCGTGAGCTGATTGTGAAGGACATGGTCTTCTTGCTTGGGAAGCGCTACCACGGCGCGGAGGGTCCTCGTTTGGACAAGCCGGCGGTGAAGGCGGTCGTCATCGCGTGCAACACGGCCACGGCCTACGGCATCGATGACATGCGCGCCGCGTTGAAGGCATGGAATCTCGACGTGCCCGTCATCGGCGTCGTGGAGGCCGGAGCGCGGGCCGTGGTGGAGCAGCTTCCTTCCGAAGGAACGCCACCCATCGTGGGTGTGTTGGCGACCGTGGGGACCTGCGCCAGCAATGCGTATCCCAAGGCCATTGCCCGTGCCGCTGGTCTGGCGGGCAAGCCAGTGCCTCGGGTCATCCAGCAGGGCAGCGTGGGCCTCGCAGGGGCCATTGAGGGGAATCCTGCCTTTGTGTGGAGTGGGGCAGGGGAGCGACCGATGGCCTATGCGGGCCCGAAGGAGGCGGAGCTGAATTCCGTGGCGGCTTATGCCTCATTCGATGTGAAGCAGATGGTGCTGAACCCGAAGGTGAGTGAAACCGTGGCAGGCAGGAAGTCGGACGACAAGGCCCAAGGCTTGGGCATGCTGGTGCTGGGATGCACGCATTTCCCACTCATCGAAAAGGAATTGGACTCTGCGCTTGAGGAGCGAAGGACTGCGCAACGCACCGATGACCTTGGTTCATCTGCGGTACTTGTGTCTGACAAAGTCGCCTTCATCAATCCTGCGGAACTGACGGCCAAGGAACTCTTCCGGGAACTGGCCAAAGCCAAGTTGCGCGCGAAAGCTGCTACCGAGGCTACAGCAAGTGCTCCCGCGCCCCAGGGCACCTTTTACCTCAGCGTGCCCAATCCTGCTGTGGCCGGAGTGAAGCTGGCTGCGGACGGCTCCTTGGATACTGCCTACAAGGTGGGGCGTAAGACGGGCGAGTCGGAGAAAGAAGACACCAAGGTGATTCCCATGACCATGAAGACTCTGCCTGAGTCTTCCCGGTTGTTGTTGGAGAAGCTGCCTGCCGTGGCCGAGCGACTGAAGGTTACGCCTTGA
- the rpsL gene encoding 30S ribosomal protein S12: MPTINQLVRHGRKDKAVKSKSPALANCPQRRGVCLQVMTRTPKKPNSALRKVAKVRLTNGYEVIAYIGGEGHNLQEHSIVLVRGGRVKDLPGVRYHIVRGTLDCLGVDKRRRGRSKYGAKRPKPGAAAAPAKGKK, from the coding sequence ATGCCCACCATCAATCAACTCGTGCGACATGGCCGCAAGGATAAAGCGGTCAAATCCAAGTCCCCTGCACTGGCGAATTGCCCTCAGCGTCGTGGTGTATGTCTTCAGGTGATGACCAGAACGCCCAAGAAGCCGAACTCGGCTCTTCGTAAGGTCGCCAAAGTACGTCTCACGAACGGTTATGAAGTGATCGCGTACATCGGCGGTGAAGGTCACAATCTTCAGGAGCACTCCATCGTGCTGGTGCGCGGCGGACGTGTGAAGGACCTTCCGGGTGTGCGTTACCACATTGTTCGTGGCACGCTGGACTGCCTTGGCGTGGACAAGCGCCGTCGTGGCCGTTCGAAGTACGGTGCGAAGCGTCCGAAGCCCGGTGCTGCCGCTGCTCCTGCCAAAGGCAAGAAGTAA
- the rpsG gene encoding 30S ribosomal protein S7, which produces MSRRKRTYSKHTYKDARYDSELVAGLISKLMVSGKKSLAERLVYAAIDRLNENSEAVDPLELVTRAIENVKPRVEVKPRRVGGATYQVPLEVAPNRSLGMALRWIVGYARARKGVPMHVALANELKDASVNQGSAIRKRDDVHKAAQANRAFAHFRW; this is translated from the coding sequence ATGTCCCGCAGGAAGCGCACTTACTCCAAGCACACCTACAAAGACGCCCGCTATGATAGCGAGCTCGTCGCCGGCCTCATCAGCAAGCTGATGGTCAGCGGTAAGAAGTCCCTTGCTGAGCGTCTGGTGTATGCCGCCATCGACCGCCTCAACGAAAACAGCGAAGCTGTTGACCCTCTTGAGCTGGTGACCCGCGCCATCGAGAATGTGAAGCCTCGCGTGGAAGTGAAGCCTCGTCGTGTGGGTGGTGCCACCTACCAGGTGCCTCTTGAAGTTGCTCCCAATCGCTCGCTGGGCATGGCCCTCCGCTGGATTGTTGGTTATGCCCGTGCCCGCAAGGGTGTGCCGATGCATGTCGCCCTCGCCAATGAGCTGAAGGACGCCTCGGTCAACCAGGGTAGCGCCATCCGCAAGCGTGACGACGTGCACAAGGCCGCCCAGGCCAACCGCGCGTTCGCCCACTTCCGCTGGTAG
- the fusA gene encoding elongation factor G: protein MSANLNSPNRSFPLERTRNIGICAHIDAGKTTLTERILFYTGMIHKIGEVHDGAATTDWMEQERERGITITSAAVTTNWKQLPENDIFKLFTGQDIRVNIIDTPGHVDFTAEVERSLRVLDGAIFVLCGVAGVQPQSETVYRQAEKYGVPRIAFVNKMDRTGANFARVVEDVRTKLGANAWPILIPIGAEDQLKGQIDVVNQKAVIYSDDDKWGSTYHTRELEGDEIATAKKAYDELVEELCNVDDEMGMMFLEEKPISKEDVKSALRRAVISLKIIPMAGGSAFKNKGVQYLVDAVVDYLPGPLDIPAAKGQSPDDAAIVIEARPDDNAKFVSLAFKLWSDKFVGKLVFFRVYSGCVRKGDVVYNPRTRKTERVGRLIQIQANQHKDIDCCYSGDIAAMVGIKNVTTGDTLAEDDYDILLEPPSFPEPVISMAVEPKAKGDQEKMALALQRLSDEDPTFVVRTDEETGQTIIAGMGELHLEILRDRMLREFKVDTNAGKPQIAYRETLTLAADGEGKLVKQSGGRGQYGHVILKVYPSERGKGVTVENKVVGGTIPKEYINACKSGVLEAVTNGIIAGYEVIDIHIDLLDGSSHDVDSNENAFKMAAIFAVKDALKKAKCIMLEPIMAVEATTPEEYQGDIMGDLNRRRGKITSIDSRNNMSIVKAEVPLSEMFGYSTTIRTLSSGRASYSMQPSHFEQVPQQIVDQIVEQRGGKKS from the coding sequence ATGTCTGCCAACCTCAATTCCCCCAACCGCAGTTTCCCGCTGGAGCGTACGCGCAACATCGGCATCTGCGCGCACATTGATGCGGGAAAGACCACGCTGACTGAGCGTATTCTTTTCTACACGGGCATGATTCACAAGATTGGTGAAGTGCACGACGGCGCAGCCACCACGGACTGGATGGAACAGGAGCGCGAGCGCGGCATTACCATCACTTCCGCTGCTGTTACCACGAACTGGAAGCAGCTTCCTGAAAACGACATCTTCAAGCTCTTCACCGGCCAGGACATCCGTGTGAATATTATCGACACCCCCGGTCACGTGGACTTCACGGCCGAGGTGGAGCGCTCCCTGCGCGTGCTCGACGGTGCCATCTTCGTGCTTTGCGGCGTGGCCGGCGTGCAGCCCCAGTCCGAGACGGTCTACCGTCAGGCTGAAAAGTACGGTGTGCCCCGCATCGCCTTCGTGAACAAGATGGACCGCACCGGAGCGAACTTCGCCCGTGTCGTGGAAGACGTCCGCACGAAGCTGGGTGCGAATGCCTGGCCGATTCTTATCCCGATTGGTGCCGAAGATCAGCTCAAGGGCCAGATCGACGTGGTGAACCAGAAGGCTGTCATCTACTCGGATGACGACAAGTGGGGTTCCACCTACCACACCCGTGAACTTGAGGGTGACGAAATCGCCACCGCCAAGAAGGCGTACGACGAGCTCGTCGAAGAGCTCTGCAATGTGGACGACGAAATGGGCATGATGTTCCTTGAGGAAAAGCCCATCTCGAAAGAAGACGTCAAATCGGCTCTTCGCCGCGCTGTGATCAGCCTGAAGATCATCCCGATGGCGGGTGGCTCGGCTTTCAAGAACAAGGGTGTGCAGTATCTCGTGGACGCCGTGGTGGATTACCTCCCTGGTCCTCTCGACATTCCTGCCGCCAAGGGTCAGAGCCCCGACGACGCTGCAATCGTCATCGAAGCTCGCCCGGACGACAATGCCAAGTTTGTCTCCCTCGCGTTCAAGCTTTGGAGCGACAAGTTCGTCGGCAAGCTGGTGTTCTTCCGAGTCTACTCCGGCTGCGTCCGCAAGGGCGATGTGGTTTACAATCCCCGCACCCGCAAGACCGAGCGCGTGGGCCGCTTGATTCAGATTCAGGCCAACCAGCACAAGGACATCGACTGCTGTTACTCCGGCGATATCGCCGCCATGGTCGGCATCAAGAACGTCACCACGGGTGACACGCTCGCAGAAGATGATTACGACATCCTGCTTGAGCCCCCGTCCTTCCCCGAGCCTGTTATCTCCATGGCCGTGGAACCCAAGGCCAAGGGCGATCAGGAAAAGATGGCTCTCGCACTTCAGCGCCTCTCCGACGAAGATCCGACTTTCGTGGTCCGCACGGACGAAGAAACCGGCCAGACCATCATCGCAGGCATGGGCGAGCTTCACCTGGAAATCCTTCGCGACCGTATGCTTCGCGAGTTCAAGGTGGACACCAACGCCGGCAAACCTCAGATCGCCTATCGCGAAACCCTTACCCTGGCAGCCGACGGCGAAGGAAAGCTGGTCAAGCAGTCCGGTGGTCGCGGTCAGTACGGCCACGTGATTCTCAAGGTGTACCCGAGCGAACGTGGCAAGGGTGTGACGGTCGAAAACAAGGTTGTCGGCGGCACGATTCCCAAGGAATACATCAACGCTTGTAAATCCGGCGTTCTTGAAGCGGTGACCAACGGCATCATCGCCGGTTACGAAGTCATCGACATTCACATCGACCTTCTCGATGGATCGAGCCACGACGTGGACTCCAACGAAAACGCGTTCAAGATGGCGGCTATCTTCGCCGTGAAGGACGCGCTCAAGAAGGCGAAGTGCATCATGCTTGAGCCCATCATGGCAGTGGAAGCCACCACTCCTGAAGAGTATCAAGGCGACATCATGGGTGACCTTAACCGTCGCCGCGGCAAGATCACCTCGATCGACAGCCGCAACAACATGAGCATCGTGAAGGCCGAAGTGCCGCTCTCCGAAATGTTCGGATACAGCACCACCATCCGCACCCTGTCCAGCGGACGCGCCTCCTACTCCATGCAGCCCTCGCATTTCGAACAGGTGCCCCAGCAGATCGTGGATCAGATCGTGGAGCAGCGCGGCGGCAAGAAGTCCTAA
- the rpsJ gene encoding 30S ribosomal protein S10, whose amino-acid sequence MQSQRIRIRLRAYDYRVLDKSTAEIVETAKRTGAKVAGPIPLPTRIEKFNVNRSPHVDKKSSEHFEIRTHKRLLDIVDPTARTVDELKKLNLPSGVDITIRI is encoded by the coding sequence ATGCAAAGTCAACGCATCAGAATTCGCCTGCGGGCTTACGATTACCGTGTGCTGGACAAGTCCACTGCGGAAATCGTGGAGACAGCCAAGCGCACCGGCGCCAAAGTGGCGGGCCCCATTCCTCTGCCCACCCGCATTGAGAAGTTCAATGTGAACCGCTCGCCCCACGTGGACAAGAAGTCCTCCGAGCATTTCGAAATCCGCACGCACAAGCGCTTGCTTGACATCGTGGATCCCACGGCCCGCACCGTGGATGAGCTGAAGAAACTGAATCTGCCGTCCGGCGTGGACATCACCATCCGCATCTAA
- the rplC gene encoding 50S ribosomal protein L3, whose translation MKIGLIGKKLGMTQVYTDKGEALPVTVIQVAGNQVVQVKTVEKDGYSAVQLGFDDKKEKSVNKPEGGHFKKAGASAKYVLKEYRIDGEAPAAGTVFGPEVFEVGDVVDVIGTTKGKGFQGVVKRYGFRGQPMTHGSMMHRRTGSIGCRLTPGRVWKNQKMPGHTGTTNRTTQNLQIVQSRTEEGVILVRGCVPGHNNSYVFVRPAIKKVAAKN comes from the coding sequence ATGAAAATTGGTTTGATTGGCAAAAAGCTGGGCATGACCCAGGTGTACACGGACAAGGGCGAAGCGCTTCCGGTAACCGTCATTCAGGTGGCGGGCAACCAGGTGGTGCAGGTCAAGACCGTGGAGAAGGATGGCTACAGCGCTGTTCAGCTTGGCTTCGACGACAAGAAGGAGAAGAGCGTGAACAAGCCTGAGGGCGGTCATTTCAAGAAGGCTGGTGCCTCTGCGAAGTACGTGCTCAAGGAATACCGCATCGATGGTGAGGCTCCTGCAGCCGGCACCGTGTTCGGTCCTGAAGTGTTCGAAGTTGGCGACGTCGTGGACGTCATCGGCACCACCAAGGGCAAGGGCTTCCAGGGCGTTGTGAAGCGCTATGGCTTCCGCGGCCAGCCCATGACCCACGGTTCCATGATGCACCGTCGTACTGGTTCCATCGGTTGCCGTCTTACCCCCGGTCGCGTTTGGAAGAACCAGAAGATGCCCGGACACACCGGCACCACCAATCGTACCACGCAGAATCTGCAGATCGTGCAGAGCCGCACTGAAGAGGGCGTCATCCTTGTGAGGGGCTGCGTTCCTGGCCACAACAATTCCTACGTCTTCGTGCGTCCCGCCATCAAGAAGGTGGCCGCCAAGAACTAA